The Coffea arabica cultivar ET-39 chromosome 1e, Coffea Arabica ET-39 HiFi, whole genome shotgun sequence genome has a window encoding:
- the LOC113708548 gene encoding uncharacterized protein — protein sequence MKRRFKSSEDGFLEFYKREIGFSSPSTFSRHISASQNLVEQIGLYGKLTGHEGCVNTIEFNSAGDHLVSGSDDRQIKLWEWATKALKFSYPSGHSDNVFQARIMPFTDDRKIVTSSADGKVRLGEVLENSQVETKRLGKHHGRVYKLAVEPGSPYIFYSCGEDGLVQHYDLRTNSATKLFYCSAFAEQRNSNCIRLNSMAIDPRNPNYFAVGGSDEYARVYDIRKYQLDGSSNVDSPINTFCPSHLIETHDVHITALAYSSMSELLVSYNDELIYLFQKNKGLGPSPSSVTPEYVHNLEEVQVFSGHRNCQTVKGVSFFGPNHEYVLSGSDCGHIFIWKKKGAKLVRLMLGDRHVVNQLEPNPHIPVLATCGLEKSIKLWAPTSDDVVPLPPNAEEIMEGNKQRRQDHSRVTLTPDIIMHVLRLHRRQALAYIERRPNREDIESDEDDGRDAYILGFSDGDSEEGVTGNPRECNIS from the exons atgaagagacGCTTCAAGTCTTCTGAAGATGGGTTCTTGGAATTTTACAAGAGGGAGATAGGTTTTTCTTCCCCCAGTACTTTCTCCCGCCACATCTCTGCTTCCCAG AACTTGGTGGAGCAGATTGGTTTGTATGGAAAGTTAACAGGTCATGAGGGATGTGTCAATACCATTGAATTCAACTCCGCTGGTGACCACCTTGTGTCAGGCTCTGATGACAGACAAATCAAGTTGTGGGAATGGGCTACAAAGGCATTAAAATTCTCATATCCATCTGGCCATTCGGACAATGTATTCCAGGCGAGAATCATGCCATTCACTGATGATCGAAAGATAGTCACTTCTTCAGCTGATGGCAAG GTCAGGCTTGGCGAGGTGTTGGAAAACAGTCAGGTAGAAACAAAAAGGCTAGGTAAGCACCATGGTCGTGTATACAAGCTTGCAGTTGAACCTGGGAGTCCGTACATATTTTATAGCTGTGGCGAGGATGGTTTAGTTCAACAT TATGATCTTCGAACTAATTCTGCTACAAAGCTTTTCTATTGCTCTGCATTCGCAGAACAGCGTAATTCAAACTGCATAAGGCTGAATTCCATGGCCATAGACCCCAGAAACCCCAATTACTTTGCAGTTGGAGGTTCAGATGAATATGCACGAGTTTATGACATCAGAAAGTACCAATTGGATGGTTCAAGCAATGTAGACAGTCCAATTAACACATTTTGCCCTTCTCACTTGATTGAGACTCATGACGTTCATATCACGGCATTAGCTTACTCCAGCATGAGTGAGTTGCTTGTTTCTTATAATGATGAGCTCATTTATCTGTTTCAAAAGAACAAGGGGTTAGGTCCTTCTCCATCATCCGTGACTCCTGAATATGTGCATAATTTGGAAGAAGTACAAGTTTTCTCAGGACACAGAAATTGCCAAACTGTTAAAGGAGTGAGTTTCTTTGGTCCTAATCATGAATACGTCTTGAGCGGGTCTGATTGTGGTCATATATTTATATGGAAGAAGAAGGGGGCTAAACTTGTTCGTTTAATGTTAGGCGATAGACACGTTGTAAATCAGCTGGAGCCCAATCCCCATATTCCCGTTCTCGCTACCTGTGGACTAGAAAAAAGTATAAAGCTTTGGGCCCCCACTTCAGATGATGTTGTTCCTCTACCTCCTAACGCTGAAGAG ATAATGGAGGGTAACAAGCAACGCCGGCAGGATCATTCACGTGTTACACTTACTCCTGATATCATCATGCATGTTTTGCGTCTGCATAGGAGGCAAGCTCTAGCTTATATCGAAAGAAGGCCTAACAGAGAGGATATTGAGAGTGATGAAGATGATGGACGGGATGCTTACATTTTAGGATTTTCTGATGGTGATTCAGAGGAGGGTGTCACTGGGAATCCCAGAGAATGTAACATCAGCTAG
- the LOC113708517 gene encoding V-type proton ATPase subunit a1 isoform X1 — translation MEYLDNLPPMDLMRSEKMTFVQLIIPVESAHRAISYLGQLGLLQFRDLNDEKSPFQRTFVNQVKRCAEMSRKLRFFKDQIHKAGLLPSPHPASQPDIELEELEMQLAEHEHELIEMNSNTEKLQQTYNELLEFKMVLQKASDFLVSSRSNSTVQEREMVENVYSNDDYADTASLLEQEMQPGPSVQSGVRFVSGIICKSKVLTFERMLFRATRGNMFFNQAAADDQILDPSSNEMVEKTVFVVFFSGEQARTKILKICEAFGANCYPVPEDVTKRMQITREVSSRLSELETTLDAGTRHRDKALTSIGFQLVKWMNMVGREKAVYDTLNMLNFDVTKKCLVGEGWCPIFAKTKIQEALQRATFDSNSQVGIIFHVMDAVESPPTYFRTNRFTSAFQEIVDAYGVANYQEANPAVYTVVTFPFLFAVMFGDWGHGICLLLGALVLIARERKLGTQKLGSFMEMLFGGRYVLLLMSIFSIYCGLIYNEFFSVPFHIFGESAYKCRDSSCSDARSIGLIKSRDPYPFGVDPSWRGSRTELPFLNSLKMKLSILLGVVQMNLGIILSYFNARFFGNSLDIKYQFVPQMIFLNCLFGYLSLLIVIKWCSGSQADLYHVMIYMFLSPFEDLGENKLFWGQGVLQVILLLCAVVAVPWMLFPKPFILKRLHTERFQGRTYGLLGTSDMKIDDEPDSARQHQEDFNFSEEFVHQMIHSIEFVLGAVSNTASYLRLWALSLAHSELSTVFYEKVLLLAWGYENIIIRLVGLAVFAFATAFILLMMETLSAFLHALRLHWVEFQNKFYHGDGYKFRPFSFASLTDDDD, via the exons ATGGAGTACTTGGACAACTTGCCGCCTATGGATCTGATGCGGTCCGAGAAGATGACCTTTGTTCAGCTCATCATCCCCGTTGAGTCCGCTCACCGCGCCATCTCTTACCTCGGCCAACTCGGCCTTCTTCAGTTCCGCGAC TTAAATGATGAAAAGAGCCCTTTTCAACGAACATTTGTTAATCAG GTGAAAAGATGTGCGGAGATGTCAAGAAAGCtgcgatttttcaaagatcagATTCATAAAGCTGGCCTGCTGCCATCTCCACATCCTGCTTCACAACCAGATATTGAATTAGAAGAATTGGAG ATGCAACTCGCAGAGCATGAACATGAGCTAATTGAAATGAATAGCAACACTGAGAAATTGCAGCAAACTTATAATGAGTTGCTAGAGTTCAAAATGGTGTTGCAAAAG GCCAGTGACTTTCTTGTCTCAAGTAGGAGTAACTCAACTGTGCAAGAAAGAGAAATGGTTGAGAATGTTTATTCGAATGATGATTATGCTGACACAGCTTCACTGCTTGAGCAG GAGATGCAACCTGGTCCCTCAGTTCAATCTGGCGTGCGATTTGTTAGTGGTATTATTTGTAAATCCAAAGTTCTCACATTTGAGAGGATGCTATTTCGGGCTACGAGGGGCAATATGTTTTTCAATCAGGCTGCTGCGGATGATCAAATTTTGGATCCTTCGTCAAATGAAATG GTTGAGAAAACAGTATTTGTAGTGTTCTTCTCAGGCGAGCAAGCAAgaacaaaaatattaaaaatatgtGAAGCATTTGGGGCCAATTGCTACCCTGTCCCAGAAGATGTAACAAAAAGGATGCAGATAACACGAGAA GTTTCATCTCGTCTATCTGAATTAGAAACCACCTTGGATGCTGGAACACGTCATCGGGACAAGGCTTTGACCTCAATTGGTTTCCAGCTTGTGAAATGGATGAATATG GTTGGAAGGGAAAAAGCTGTGTATGACACTTTAAATATGTTGAATTTTGATGTTACGAAGAAGTGTCTGGTTGGTGAAGGATGGTGCCCAATATTTGCAAAGACAAAG ATACAAGAGGCTTTGCAACGAGCAACATTTGACAGCAATTCACAAGTTGGCATTATATTTCATGTGATGGATGCTGTGGAATCACCTCCAACATATTTCAGAACCAATCGTTTCACAAGTGCATTTCAAGAAATTGTTGATGCATACGG TGTTGCTAACTATCAGGAGGCAAATCCTGCTGTTTATACTGTTGTtacatttccttttctttttgctgtGATGTTTGGTGATTGGGGTCATGGAATATGTTTGCTGTTGGGAGCATTAGTTCTCATAGCCCGTGAAAGAAAGCTAGGTACTCAG AAACTTGGTAGCTTTATGGAGATGCTGTTTGGTGGTCGCTATGTCCTCCTGTTGATGTCAATATTTTCTATTTACTGTGGGTTGATCTACAATGAATTTTTTTCTGTTCCTTTTCACATTTTTGGGGAGTCTGCCTACAAATGCCGAGATTCTTCCTGCAG TGATGCCCGTTCAATAGGTTTAATAAAATCTCGGGATCCTTATCCATTTGGAGTGGATCCAAGCTGGAGAGGAAGTCGCACAGAACTGCCTTTCTTAAACTCTCTTAAGATGAAGTTGTCAATTTTGTTGGGTGTGGTCCAGATGAATCTAGGAATTATATTAAGTTACTTCAATGCACGCTTTTTTGGAAATTCACTTGATATCAA GTACCAGTTTGTGCCACAGATGATCTTCCTTAATTGCCTCTTTGGGTATCTGTCTCTTCTGATTGTTATCAAATGGTGCTCTGGTTCTCAAGCCGACCTCTATCATGTAATGATTTACATGTTCTTGAGTCCTTTTGAGGATCTTGGTGAGAACAAGTTGTTCTGGGGCCAGGGTGTACTTCAG GTCATATTATTGCTTTGTGCTGTAGTTGCTGTTCCTTGGATGCTGTTTCCCAAGccttttattttgaaaagaCTTCACACTGAG AGATTTCAAGGTCGCACATATGGGTTACTTGGAACCTCTGATATGAAAATTGATGATGAACCTGACTCCGCGAGGCAACACCAAGAAGATTTTAATTTTAGTGAGGAATTCGTGCATCAGATGATACACTCTATTGAGTTTGTACTTGGTGCAGTTTCGAATACGGCATCATACCTTAGGCTATGGGCCCTGAG TTTGGCTCACTCCGAGTTGTCAACTGTTTTCTATGAGAAAGTTCTGCTTCTTGCCTGGGG GTATGAAAATATCATCATACGATTGGTGGGACTAGCAGTTTTTGCTTTTGCTACAGCATTTATATTGCTCATGATGGAGACCCTTAGTGCTTTCCTTCACGCTTTGCGTCTCCACTGGGTAGAATTCCAGAACAAGTTTTATCATGGTGACGGGTATAAGTTCAGGCCGTTCTCCTTTGCCTCGTTAACTGACGATGACGACTAG
- the LOC113708517 gene encoding V-type proton ATPase subunit a1 isoform X2 encodes MEYLDNLPPMDLMRSEKMTFVQLIIPVESAHRAISYLGQLGLLQFRDLNDEKSPFQRTFVNQVKRCAEMSRKLRFFKDQIHKAGLLPSPHPASQPDIELEELEMQLAEHEHELIEMNSNTEKLQQTYNELLEFKMVLQKASDFLVSSRSNSTVQEREMVENVYSNDDYADTASLLEQEMQPGPSVQSGVRFVSGIICKSKVLTFERMLFRATRGNMFFNQAAADDQILDPSSNEMVEKTVFVVFFSGEQARTKILKICEAFGANCYPVPEDVTKRMQITREVSSRLSELETTLDAGTRHRDKALTSIGFQLVKWMNMVGREKAVYDTLNMLNFDVTKKCLVGEGWCPIFAKTKIQEALQRATFDSNSQVGIIFHVMDAVESPPTYFRTNRFTSAFQEIVDAYGVANYQEANPAVYTVVTFPFLFAVMFGDWGHGICLLLGALVLIARERKLGTQKLGSFMEMLFGGRYVLLLMSIFSIYCGLIYNEFFSVPFHIFGESAYKCRDSSCSDARSIGLIKSRDPYPFGVDPSWRGSRTELPFLNSLKMKLSILLGVVQMNLGIILSYFNARFFGNSLDIKYQFVPQMIFLNCLFGYLSLLIVIKWCSGSQADLYHVMIYMFLSPFEDLGENKLFWGQGVLQVILLLCAVVAVPWMLFPKPFILKRLHTERFQGRTYGLLGTSDMKIDDEPDSARQHQEDFNFSEEFVHQMIHSIEFVLGAVSNTASYLRLWALSLAHSELSTVFYEKVLLLAWGI; translated from the exons ATGGAGTACTTGGACAACTTGCCGCCTATGGATCTGATGCGGTCCGAGAAGATGACCTTTGTTCAGCTCATCATCCCCGTTGAGTCCGCTCACCGCGCCATCTCTTACCTCGGCCAACTCGGCCTTCTTCAGTTCCGCGAC TTAAATGATGAAAAGAGCCCTTTTCAACGAACATTTGTTAATCAG GTGAAAAGATGTGCGGAGATGTCAAGAAAGCtgcgatttttcaaagatcagATTCATAAAGCTGGCCTGCTGCCATCTCCACATCCTGCTTCACAACCAGATATTGAATTAGAAGAATTGGAG ATGCAACTCGCAGAGCATGAACATGAGCTAATTGAAATGAATAGCAACACTGAGAAATTGCAGCAAACTTATAATGAGTTGCTAGAGTTCAAAATGGTGTTGCAAAAG GCCAGTGACTTTCTTGTCTCAAGTAGGAGTAACTCAACTGTGCAAGAAAGAGAAATGGTTGAGAATGTTTATTCGAATGATGATTATGCTGACACAGCTTCACTGCTTGAGCAG GAGATGCAACCTGGTCCCTCAGTTCAATCTGGCGTGCGATTTGTTAGTGGTATTATTTGTAAATCCAAAGTTCTCACATTTGAGAGGATGCTATTTCGGGCTACGAGGGGCAATATGTTTTTCAATCAGGCTGCTGCGGATGATCAAATTTTGGATCCTTCGTCAAATGAAATG GTTGAGAAAACAGTATTTGTAGTGTTCTTCTCAGGCGAGCAAGCAAgaacaaaaatattaaaaatatgtGAAGCATTTGGGGCCAATTGCTACCCTGTCCCAGAAGATGTAACAAAAAGGATGCAGATAACACGAGAA GTTTCATCTCGTCTATCTGAATTAGAAACCACCTTGGATGCTGGAACACGTCATCGGGACAAGGCTTTGACCTCAATTGGTTTCCAGCTTGTGAAATGGATGAATATG GTTGGAAGGGAAAAAGCTGTGTATGACACTTTAAATATGTTGAATTTTGATGTTACGAAGAAGTGTCTGGTTGGTGAAGGATGGTGCCCAATATTTGCAAAGACAAAG ATACAAGAGGCTTTGCAACGAGCAACATTTGACAGCAATTCACAAGTTGGCATTATATTTCATGTGATGGATGCTGTGGAATCACCTCCAACATATTTCAGAACCAATCGTTTCACAAGTGCATTTCAAGAAATTGTTGATGCATACGG TGTTGCTAACTATCAGGAGGCAAATCCTGCTGTTTATACTGTTGTtacatttccttttctttttgctgtGATGTTTGGTGATTGGGGTCATGGAATATGTTTGCTGTTGGGAGCATTAGTTCTCATAGCCCGTGAAAGAAAGCTAGGTACTCAG AAACTTGGTAGCTTTATGGAGATGCTGTTTGGTGGTCGCTATGTCCTCCTGTTGATGTCAATATTTTCTATTTACTGTGGGTTGATCTACAATGAATTTTTTTCTGTTCCTTTTCACATTTTTGGGGAGTCTGCCTACAAATGCCGAGATTCTTCCTGCAG TGATGCCCGTTCAATAGGTTTAATAAAATCTCGGGATCCTTATCCATTTGGAGTGGATCCAAGCTGGAGAGGAAGTCGCACAGAACTGCCTTTCTTAAACTCTCTTAAGATGAAGTTGTCAATTTTGTTGGGTGTGGTCCAGATGAATCTAGGAATTATATTAAGTTACTTCAATGCACGCTTTTTTGGAAATTCACTTGATATCAA GTACCAGTTTGTGCCACAGATGATCTTCCTTAATTGCCTCTTTGGGTATCTGTCTCTTCTGATTGTTATCAAATGGTGCTCTGGTTCTCAAGCCGACCTCTATCATGTAATGATTTACATGTTCTTGAGTCCTTTTGAGGATCTTGGTGAGAACAAGTTGTTCTGGGGCCAGGGTGTACTTCAG GTCATATTATTGCTTTGTGCTGTAGTTGCTGTTCCTTGGATGCTGTTTCCCAAGccttttattttgaaaagaCTTCACACTGAG AGATTTCAAGGTCGCACATATGGGTTACTTGGAACCTCTGATATGAAAATTGATGATGAACCTGACTCCGCGAGGCAACACCAAGAAGATTTTAATTTTAGTGAGGAATTCGTGCATCAGATGATACACTCTATTGAGTTTGTACTTGGTGCAGTTTCGAATACGGCATCATACCTTAGGCTATGGGCCCTGAG TTTGGCTCACTCCGAGTTGTCAACTGTTTTCTATGAGAAAGTTCTGCTTCTTGCCTGGGG GATATAA
- the LOC113708517 gene encoding V-type proton ATPase subunit a1 isoform X3 — protein MSRKLRFFKDQIHKAGLLPSPHPASQPDIELEELEMQLAEHEHELIEMNSNTEKLQQTYNELLEFKMVLQKASDFLVSSRSNSTVQEREMVENVYSNDDYADTASLLEQEMQPGPSVQSGVRFVSGIICKSKVLTFERMLFRATRGNMFFNQAAADDQILDPSSNEMVEKTVFVVFFSGEQARTKILKICEAFGANCYPVPEDVTKRMQITREVSSRLSELETTLDAGTRHRDKALTSIGFQLVKWMNMVGREKAVYDTLNMLNFDVTKKCLVGEGWCPIFAKTKIQEALQRATFDSNSQVGIIFHVMDAVESPPTYFRTNRFTSAFQEIVDAYGVANYQEANPAVYTVVTFPFLFAVMFGDWGHGICLLLGALVLIARERKLGTQKLGSFMEMLFGGRYVLLLMSIFSIYCGLIYNEFFSVPFHIFGESAYKCRDSSCSDARSIGLIKSRDPYPFGVDPSWRGSRTELPFLNSLKMKLSILLGVVQMNLGIILSYFNARFFGNSLDIKYQFVPQMIFLNCLFGYLSLLIVIKWCSGSQADLYHVMIYMFLSPFEDLGENKLFWGQGVLQVILLLCAVVAVPWMLFPKPFILKRLHTERFQGRTYGLLGTSDMKIDDEPDSARQHQEDFNFSEEFVHQMIHSIEFVLGAVSNTASYLRLWALSLAHSELSTVFYEKVLLLAWGYENIIIRLVGLAVFAFATAFILLMMETLSAFLHALRLHWVEFQNKFYHGDGYKFRPFSFASLTDDDD, from the exons ATGTCAAGAAAGCtgcgatttttcaaagatcagATTCATAAAGCTGGCCTGCTGCCATCTCCACATCCTGCTTCACAACCAGATATTGAATTAGAAGAATTGGAG ATGCAACTCGCAGAGCATGAACATGAGCTAATTGAAATGAATAGCAACACTGAGAAATTGCAGCAAACTTATAATGAGTTGCTAGAGTTCAAAATGGTGTTGCAAAAG GCCAGTGACTTTCTTGTCTCAAGTAGGAGTAACTCAACTGTGCAAGAAAGAGAAATGGTTGAGAATGTTTATTCGAATGATGATTATGCTGACACAGCTTCACTGCTTGAGCAG GAGATGCAACCTGGTCCCTCAGTTCAATCTGGCGTGCGATTTGTTAGTGGTATTATTTGTAAATCCAAAGTTCTCACATTTGAGAGGATGCTATTTCGGGCTACGAGGGGCAATATGTTTTTCAATCAGGCTGCTGCGGATGATCAAATTTTGGATCCTTCGTCAAATGAAATG GTTGAGAAAACAGTATTTGTAGTGTTCTTCTCAGGCGAGCAAGCAAgaacaaaaatattaaaaatatgtGAAGCATTTGGGGCCAATTGCTACCCTGTCCCAGAAGATGTAACAAAAAGGATGCAGATAACACGAGAA GTTTCATCTCGTCTATCTGAATTAGAAACCACCTTGGATGCTGGAACACGTCATCGGGACAAGGCTTTGACCTCAATTGGTTTCCAGCTTGTGAAATGGATGAATATG GTTGGAAGGGAAAAAGCTGTGTATGACACTTTAAATATGTTGAATTTTGATGTTACGAAGAAGTGTCTGGTTGGTGAAGGATGGTGCCCAATATTTGCAAAGACAAAG ATACAAGAGGCTTTGCAACGAGCAACATTTGACAGCAATTCACAAGTTGGCATTATATTTCATGTGATGGATGCTGTGGAATCACCTCCAACATATTTCAGAACCAATCGTTTCACAAGTGCATTTCAAGAAATTGTTGATGCATACGG TGTTGCTAACTATCAGGAGGCAAATCCTGCTGTTTATACTGTTGTtacatttccttttctttttgctgtGATGTTTGGTGATTGGGGTCATGGAATATGTTTGCTGTTGGGAGCATTAGTTCTCATAGCCCGTGAAAGAAAGCTAGGTACTCAG AAACTTGGTAGCTTTATGGAGATGCTGTTTGGTGGTCGCTATGTCCTCCTGTTGATGTCAATATTTTCTATTTACTGTGGGTTGATCTACAATGAATTTTTTTCTGTTCCTTTTCACATTTTTGGGGAGTCTGCCTACAAATGCCGAGATTCTTCCTGCAG TGATGCCCGTTCAATAGGTTTAATAAAATCTCGGGATCCTTATCCATTTGGAGTGGATCCAAGCTGGAGAGGAAGTCGCACAGAACTGCCTTTCTTAAACTCTCTTAAGATGAAGTTGTCAATTTTGTTGGGTGTGGTCCAGATGAATCTAGGAATTATATTAAGTTACTTCAATGCACGCTTTTTTGGAAATTCACTTGATATCAA GTACCAGTTTGTGCCACAGATGATCTTCCTTAATTGCCTCTTTGGGTATCTGTCTCTTCTGATTGTTATCAAATGGTGCTCTGGTTCTCAAGCCGACCTCTATCATGTAATGATTTACATGTTCTTGAGTCCTTTTGAGGATCTTGGTGAGAACAAGTTGTTCTGGGGCCAGGGTGTACTTCAG GTCATATTATTGCTTTGTGCTGTAGTTGCTGTTCCTTGGATGCTGTTTCCCAAGccttttattttgaaaagaCTTCACACTGAG AGATTTCAAGGTCGCACATATGGGTTACTTGGAACCTCTGATATGAAAATTGATGATGAACCTGACTCCGCGAGGCAACACCAAGAAGATTTTAATTTTAGTGAGGAATTCGTGCATCAGATGATACACTCTATTGAGTTTGTACTTGGTGCAGTTTCGAATACGGCATCATACCTTAGGCTATGGGCCCTGAG TTTGGCTCACTCCGAGTTGTCAACTGTTTTCTATGAGAAAGTTCTGCTTCTTGCCTGGGG GTATGAAAATATCATCATACGATTGGTGGGACTAGCAGTTTTTGCTTTTGCTACAGCATTTATATTGCTCATGATGGAGACCCTTAGTGCTTTCCTTCACGCTTTGCGTCTCCACTGGGTAGAATTCCAGAACAAGTTTTATCATGGTGACGGGTATAAGTTCAGGCCGTTCTCCTTTGCCTCGTTAACTGACGATGACGACTAG